The Psychrobacter arenosus region AGCGCCCTCTTCATACGGTGACGGTAGTGCCACTTTTTGGTCAGGATTAGAGACAAAGTTATTATCCCCTGAATGACGAACTTCAGCACCCCATGGCTCATCGTAAAATACACCGATACTGATATTGTCATTCACATCCGCTTTCACACCGTAGCGCATAAAGGTATAAGCATCATCAGTGATGTTGTTGATAGACCTGCCTTGCCCATATTCACCTTGAGTTTTTGAGATAGCTATACTCTCACCAGAGACAGGGTCTTTATAGGCATTATCATAGCCTGTAATGTCCGTACTAATATAGGCATAATCAATCTCGGTATAGGTGCCGTCATTGAAAAAGCCACTGATATCTTGACCAGAGCGATCCAATCCAGCCGCTTGAGATAAAGAAGCAGCAGCTAAAGATAATAGAGCTAAAGTTATTTTTGCAACAGGAAATTTTTGCAACATTAGAAATCCTCCATGATTAAAATAGTTGACAGAGTGTCAAAGTGCTTTTCCATTCAACGTAAAGCCCTAAACATTAAGCTTGGCGCTTACCCTTTGGCAAAAAATTCAATAGTTTAATTAATATTCTATCAGTAGCGTTTTGTGCGCATTAATAAACAATTAATTTAAGAATTAGTTATTATTACTAATAATTATAGTAAATAAATATAAATAATATAGCAACCATTCTTTAGGTATCCTTATAATGGAGAGTATTTATCGTGATACGGTTGTTTAAGTGACTGCTTTCTATAGTTCGGGCTGAATCCAGAATGGGACTATTACTGGCAACACTTTCTAATTAGCTAATGAAAAAATTTTCTAAAAACTAACAGAAAAAAGCGCCCTAAGACGCTTTTCTCTAACAGATAGACCATTATTAATATTTACTGTTTTTCAGCACCAAAGGTCCCTTGGAAGGTCGTTCCTGTACCCGGTATAGTTCCTGTGCCTGGGGTCAGTGCACCCTCTTCTTCTCGAGCTTCTTGATAAATGCCACCTAAGAACTGGGCATCTTCACCAAAGAAGCCACCGGCGGTAGCGATATTGCCTTCTCTGCCTGTGAACTCATTACCATCAATCGTAGCGGCAATATTAATCTCATTGTTTTCTGGCATATAAGCATAGTCGCCATCAGCGAAGCTTAATGTCCCTTCTAACGTTCCATTGACGAAGTCAGCGTTAAACGTAGAAGTCCCATCAACGGTCGGACCATTACGATCACCATCACCTAAATGTAAATCTTCGATATACGTGGCAACGCCATCATATTGGAAAGTACCATCATTAACACCGTTATCGATATTGTACTGCGCTAATGCTTTTAGATAGTCCATATCTTCAGACGCAGTCGCATTACCAATCGCATAGACGTTGGAGTAGCGCGATTTGACGCCTGAGAACAAACCTTCTTTACGGATAGGGCCGTATACATGACCTATTTGCATCTGCGCATCAAAGTTACGATAGACTGAGTCAGAAGCTAAAATCAAATCAATATCTCCGACGAGAGAGTCTACTTTCTCAAAGACCACATCATTAGTATCAGCAGACTTCTTAAAGTCATTACCAGCATCAACGTCATCATCTCGTACGGTGGTCACGATGGACGACTCTGTGAATTGAGAAGGAGACACGATGTCTAAACGGGCATCGTACTCTGAATAATCAGGGAAATTATCGCCACCATCAGTAATGATAGGTCCTTCTTCATCATTGGCATCAAGCTCAGTTTCCGTAAAAGTTTGGTCGTCTGTGACAAACTGACGATAGCCGACACGATTAGAGGTACCTGTACCTTGAACGCTACTGAGGGTATTACTCATAACACCTGAAACATCGGTTTCTGCCGCTACATCTGGATTGGCAGGTGGCTCAGGGTCTGTAGTTCCCATATCTTTGGAGGCACCAAACGTACCTTGCGCTTTATTATTTTGGTAGATACCGCCCACATACTCAGCATCTGTGCCATAAAAACCACCCGTGGTGTTATAGCCATCTTTACGACCTGAAAATTCATTGCCCTCTATAACAGCCGCAATTTCGATATCGGCAACGTTATCGAAATCTAACGTACCATCTAAAGTACTAGCGACAAAATTTGCCGTAAGAGCAGAGCTGCCGTAATTCACTTCATTGCCAGTGCCCACTTTGCGATAGGTAGCATCGCCTTTATAAACTACTGAGCCTTCTGTCGGCATCGTAACCGTCTCTTGCCCTATTACAGCGATTCCATCTACAGGGACTTCAAGAGTATCAGCCATTACAGCGCCATCGACATGAGCAATACGCATCTCACCGTCATCA contains the following coding sequences:
- a CDS encoding transferrin-binding protein-like solute binding protein encodes the protein MSLNYQRTIRGSIAKGPKVPLKASVAIITAIILSSCYGGDGTSSYSFDEVFNHSSIVEPPSSDTKTEDSTTEDTTNDSILADPYNSAAESELSGVQHLNANVSALGLGVKEVTTREFDIRSKADVDARADKALEGVVQTPVAVLISGDNDTETSQGFKSYDGTADVLASNDLAYTSVYKDYGNDEMRVGHIDGAVSAGGLLVPVDGVAVLGFETESLPTDGQFVYSGDATYRPVGQNRNISYGTSAFTADFVDKRVDGRVKFGGLMYDLGADIEGSTFSGSAYGNTTEGAFYGADAGYLGGIYYNNTAQGTYGAAKVNNSTPTTELTGVQHVRADIRDLGQDVKSARATTRNFDIRSLDDIDARADLLLPSLIKAPVAMQLASTDDVETENGFQTYEGTADVLADDDLNYVSVYKDFGDDGEMRIAHVDGAVMADTLEVPVDGIAVIGQETVTMPTEGSVVYKGDATYRKVGTGNEVNYGSSALTANFVASTLDGTLDFDNVADIEIAAVIEGNEFSGRKDGYNTTGGFYGTDAEYVGGIYQNNKAQGTFGASKDMGTTDPEPPANPDVAAETDVSGVMSNTLSSVQGTGTSNRVGYRQFVTDDQTFTETELDANDEEGPIITDGGDNFPDYSEYDARLDIVSPSQFTESSIVTTVRDDDVDAGNDFKKSADTNDVVFEKVDSLVGDIDLILASDSVYRNFDAQMQIGHVYGPIRKEGLFSGVKSRYSNVYAIGNATASEDMDYLKALAQYNIDNGVNDGTFQYDGVATYIEDLHLGDGDRNGPTVDGTSTFNADFVNGTLEGTLSFADGDYAYMPENNEINIAATIDGNEFTGREGNIATAGGFFGEDAQFLGGIYQEAREEEGALTPGTGTIPGTGTTFQGTFGAEKQ